A genomic window from Herbiconiux aconitum includes:
- a CDS encoding zinc-binding dehydrogenase, translating into MKAVLLPGDGTVEVVERPIPVPSMNQVLIKVRSSAICASDLSLYSGNAVVGGNLAGSGKIIPGHEAAGDVVEIGEGVRSVAVGDRVAVHLSIGCMHCEFCRAGYIEQCLQWQCVGFDVDGGDAEYIVVPEAVCLQLPPELSYEAGSVMVDNFGTQYHTQKRLGVSGTDVVTVVGLGPMGAAAVLVAKARGADVIAVDLVPHRLELARTLGADHVVDVSDGTALEQILALTDGRGTEVAIDCSGNAAGENLALDAAARLGRAAFVGESSSATINPSEQFLRKELTVIGGWVFPIYEYDEMVRFILRHGITPEVTVSHRFTLDEAPTAFRMVQERRADKVMFVFDEDTEKESTQ; encoded by the coding sequence ATGAAGGCAGTCCTGTTGCCCGGCGACGGCACGGTCGAGGTCGTCGAGCGACCGATTCCGGTGCCCTCGATGAACCAGGTGCTCATCAAAGTGCGATCGTCGGCGATCTGCGCCAGCGACCTCTCGCTCTACTCCGGCAATGCGGTCGTGGGTGGAAACCTGGCCGGGAGCGGAAAGATCATTCCCGGGCACGAGGCCGCAGGAGACGTGGTCGAGATCGGCGAGGGGGTGCGGAGCGTCGCCGTGGGCGATCGGGTCGCCGTGCATCTGTCGATCGGATGCATGCACTGCGAGTTCTGTCGCGCCGGCTACATCGAGCAGTGTCTGCAGTGGCAGTGCGTCGGTTTCGACGTCGACGGGGGCGACGCCGAATACATCGTCGTGCCGGAGGCAGTGTGTCTCCAGTTGCCGCCCGAGCTCTCCTACGAGGCCGGATCGGTGATGGTCGACAACTTCGGCACCCAGTACCACACGCAGAAGCGCCTCGGGGTGTCGGGAACGGATGTCGTGACGGTGGTGGGCCTTGGCCCGATGGGCGCGGCCGCGGTTCTCGTCGCGAAGGCGCGGGGTGCAGACGTCATCGCGGTCGACCTGGTGCCCCACCGTCTGGAGCTGGCTCGCACCCTCGGCGCCGATCATGTCGTCGACGTGAGCGACGGCACGGCGCTCGAGCAGATCCTGGCGCTCACCGACGGCCGCGGCACCGAGGTCGCCATCGACTGCTCCGGCAACGCTGCGGGCGAGAACCTGGCTCTCGACGCGGCAGCCCGCCTCGGGCGCGCGGCGTTCGTGGGGGAATCCTCCTCGGCGACCATCAACCCCAGCGAGCAGTTCCTGCGCAAAGAGCTGACCGTGATCGGCGGATGGGTCTTCCCCATCTATGAATACGACGAGATGGTGCGATTCATCCTGCGTCACGGGATCACGCCGGAAGTCACCGTGAGCCACCGCTTCACGCTGGACGAGGCGCCGACCGCGTTCCGGATGGTGCAGGAGAGACGAGCCGACAAGGTCATGTTCGTCTTCGACGAGGACACAGAGAAGGAATCAACACAATGA
- a CDS encoding carbohydrate ABC transporter permease has translation MTRTLAPSVERPVQRIDPPARSRPPRPRKRSSPWFYMAPSLIVLGALTIGPAIFVLYSAFRNDRVLGGAGKFVGFDNFITALTNPSTQHSFLVTIAFVVVVVALELAAGFALALPLSGQTRANRFGAAIMLLPFAVTPAAAAIVFKQLLNPNFGWIGYYLGFLGLPEGTDLLSDPTTAWLMLVILDMWQWTPFIALILMAGLQSLPLEPREAAMVDGASSAQMFWHITLPQMLPFLSIAVVLRAIQAFKTFDSFKILTGGGPGDSTEIINLGIYRIGLQTFNVGLACALGVIFLVLLSLLIPLLQRVIGRRADPEEMS, from the coding sequence ATGACCAGAACCCTGGCGCCGTCGGTGGAACGGCCCGTGCAGCGGATCGATCCGCCTGCGCGGAGCCGGCCGCCGCGCCCCCGCAAGCGGAGCTCGCCGTGGTTCTACATGGCGCCGAGCCTCATCGTGCTGGGCGCGCTGACCATCGGGCCCGCGATCTTCGTGCTCTACTCCGCGTTCCGCAACGACCGCGTTCTCGGTGGTGCAGGGAAGTTCGTCGGTTTCGACAACTTCATCACCGCTCTCACGAATCCGTCGACCCAGCACTCCTTCCTCGTGACGATCGCCTTCGTGGTCGTGGTGGTGGCGCTGGAGCTGGCCGCCGGGTTCGCCCTGGCGCTCCCGCTGTCGGGGCAGACCCGGGCCAACCGCTTCGGCGCCGCCATCATGCTGCTGCCGTTCGCCGTCACGCCGGCCGCGGCGGCGATCGTCTTCAAGCAGCTGCTGAACCCGAACTTCGGTTGGATCGGGTACTACCTCGGCTTCCTCGGCCTGCCTGAGGGAACCGACCTGCTCAGCGATCCGACTACGGCCTGGCTGATGCTGGTCATCCTGGACATGTGGCAGTGGACCCCGTTCATCGCCTTGATCCTGATGGCCGGGCTGCAATCGCTTCCGCTGGAGCCGCGCGAAGCCGCGATGGTCGACGGCGCGTCCAGTGCCCAGATGTTCTGGCACATCACCCTGCCGCAGATGCTCCCGTTTCTTTCGATCGCCGTCGTGCTGCGGGCCATCCAAGCGTTCAAGACCTTCGATTCGTTCAAGATCCTCACGGGCGGCGGCCCGGGCGATTCCACCGAGATCATCAACCTCGGCATCTACCGGATCGGCTTGCAGACCTTCAACGTCGGATTGGCCTGCGCCCTGGGGGTCATCTTCCTGGTGCTGCTGTCGTTGCTGATCCCGTTGCTGCAGCGAGTCATCGGCCGCCGAGCAGACCCTGAGGAGATGTCATGA
- a CDS encoding carbohydrate ABC transporter permease — protein MSQSGIRTSKVSPGALTLWLAGRTWLWLWLVISMVPIVFMLITSIKPTALANDIPPAWIFTPTLENYAAVLLPGAGNSEGFANLLLNSAIVSLGSTALALILAVPAAYALSMRSFRARKGLSNWILSTYMFPPIVAVVPIFLIVGRLGLMDTYIALIIPYAAFNLPIVVWILRSSIIQLPYELQEAAMVDGASSWTILTRVIWPLLVPSAATAAVLTIVLTWNEFLFALTLTRSGAKTAPVGLQQFTGLYGTDWGNITAAATLTAAPILVLMVLLRRQMVSGLAFGAIK, from the coding sequence ATGAGCCAGTCCGGTATTCGCACCAGCAAAGTCAGTCCCGGCGCGTTGACGCTGTGGCTGGCGGGCCGCACCTGGCTGTGGTTGTGGCTCGTGATCAGCATGGTGCCGATCGTGTTCATGCTCATCACCTCGATCAAGCCGACCGCTCTGGCCAACGACATCCCGCCGGCGTGGATCTTCACGCCCACCTTGGAGAACTACGCGGCGGTGCTCCTGCCGGGCGCCGGGAATTCGGAGGGCTTCGCCAATCTCCTCTTGAACAGCGCGATCGTCAGCCTCGGGTCCACCGCACTGGCGCTGATCCTCGCGGTTCCCGCGGCGTACGCACTGTCGATGCGGTCGTTCCGAGCTCGCAAAGGCCTGTCGAACTGGATTCTCTCCACTTATATGTTTCCGCCGATCGTCGCGGTCGTTCCGATCTTCTTGATCGTCGGTCGGCTCGGGCTCATGGACACCTACATCGCGCTCATCATCCCCTACGCCGCCTTCAACCTGCCGATCGTGGTGTGGATCCTCCGCAGCTCGATCATCCAGCTCCCCTACGAGCTGCAGGAGGCCGCGATGGTCGACGGCGCGTCGTCGTGGACCATCCTGACGAGGGTCATCTGGCCCTTGCTCGTGCCCTCGGCGGCGACCGCGGCGGTGCTGACCATCGTGCTGACGTGGAACGAATTCCTGTTCGCGCTCACCCTCACCCGCAGCGGCGCCAAGACGGCGCCGGTGGGCCTGCAGCAGTTCACGGGCCTCTACGGCACGGACTGGGGCAACATCACGGCGGCCGCCACTCTGACGGCCGCACCGATTCTGGTGCTCATGGTGCTTCTGCGCCGTCAGATGGTGTCGGGACTCGCTTTCGGAGCAATCAAGTGA
- a CDS encoding ABC transporter substrate-binding protein: protein MAAGALLGAASLLLAGCTAGSSGPDENAEKPQQLRVLYGDASAGDEAIASLVPGFKEAYGVDLEIDNMPYDALQQKVFSEFASASDYYDIVIVDTPWAPALVQSLEPLGSYLSNDALNKNAPESDLGDFIPKVFYDTAVYKADSPTERFDDAESAPDIGSITDSGFDVFGLPIQANVATMAYRADLFEDPAQQAAFAAEYGRPLAVPTTWEDFADVAEFFTQPDKGLYGTTIMAGVGDWATDDFKTLLASFGGDGTLVNPDGEQTFDTPEGVDALTYYADLAQSGNVPPGSTSADWGTTADSFASGLTAMTWNYSPMALSPTVSDAGGRIGYAPMPGQQAEGPHFGTWMLSINPNSKNKEWAYQAISWMTASEQQTAMTELQMHPSRVSAYESVTSDNPEAAFYETLGDSLAQGVGRARVPNYTEISHEIAVAVNDAATGASTPEEALSSAADRVQSLLGAGN, encoded by the coding sequence TTGGCAGCCGGGGCTCTGCTCGGCGCAGCATCTCTGCTGCTGGCCGGCTGCACCGCCGGCTCGAGCGGTCCGGATGAGAACGCCGAAAAGCCGCAGCAGCTCAGAGTGCTGTACGGCGACGCCTCGGCAGGCGACGAAGCCATCGCGTCGCTCGTTCCAGGATTCAAGGAGGCCTACGGGGTCGATCTGGAGATCGACAACATGCCGTACGACGCCCTCCAGCAGAAGGTCTTCTCGGAGTTCGCATCGGCCAGCGACTACTACGACATCGTGATCGTCGACACTCCCTGGGCGCCCGCCCTCGTTCAGAGCCTCGAGCCCCTCGGGTCGTACCTGAGCAACGATGCCCTCAACAAGAACGCCCCCGAGTCGGACTTGGGTGACTTCATCCCGAAGGTCTTCTACGACACGGCGGTCTACAAGGCCGATTCACCCACGGAGCGATTCGACGACGCGGAGTCGGCACCGGACATCGGCTCGATCACGGACTCGGGCTTCGACGTCTTCGGTCTGCCGATCCAGGCGAACGTGGCGACCATGGCCTACCGGGCCGACCTCTTCGAGGATCCCGCCCAACAGGCCGCGTTCGCCGCGGAGTACGGCCGGCCCCTCGCTGTGCCGACCACCTGGGAGGACTTCGCCGACGTCGCCGAGTTCTTCACGCAGCCCGACAAGGGTCTGTACGGAACGACCATCATGGCCGGGGTGGGTGACTGGGCCACCGATGACTTCAAGACCCTGCTCGCATCCTTCGGCGGTGACGGAACGTTGGTCAACCCCGATGGGGAGCAGACCTTCGACACGCCCGAGGGCGTCGATGCCCTGACCTACTACGCCGATCTCGCGCAGAGCGGCAACGTGCCTCCCGGCAGCACCTCGGCCGACTGGGGAACCACGGCCGACTCGTTCGCCAGCGGACTGACGGCCATGACCTGGAACTACAGCCCCATGGCGCTCTCGCCCACCGTCTCCGACGCCGGCGGCCGGATCGGATACGCCCCCATGCCCGGACAGCAGGCAGAAGGCCCGCACTTCGGCACCTGGATGCTCTCGATCAATCCCAACTCGAAGAACAAGGAATGGGCCTACCAAGCCATCAGCTGGATGACGGCGAGCGAGCAGCAGACCGCGATGACGGAACTGCAGATGCACCCCAGCCGCGTCTCGGCCTACGAGAGCGTCACGAGCGACAATCCGGAAGCTGCGTTCTACGAGACGCTCGGCGATTCGCTCGCCCAGGGGGTCGGCCGCGCGCGGGTGCCCAATTACACCGAGATCAGCCACGAGATCGCCGTCGCGGTCAACGACGCAGCGACCGGGGCGTCGACGCCCGAGGAGGCACTGAGCTCGGCGGCCGACAGGGTGCAGTCGTTGCTGGGAGCCGGGAACTAG
- a CDS encoding VOC family protein — translation MTIRSVHHTAIIVRDLDRSIYFYHDVLGLPLSQEPSEWMEGEALARGTGVPGARLRNALLRIGSDATLELLEYANRPVDNDEPIQQNYLGAMHIALRVDDIVAKKAELESHGVEFLADINGFDDGALAGWRWVYFHDPDGISLELVEVAYSNEFERRQRIEDYLATRPALETLVPTP, via the coding sequence ATGACAATTCGAAGCGTGCACCACACGGCCATCATCGTGCGGGATCTCGATCGTTCGATCTACTTCTATCACGACGTCTTGGGCCTGCCGCTCTCGCAGGAGCCGAGCGAGTGGATGGAGGGGGAAGCGCTGGCACGCGGCACCGGTGTGCCCGGGGCCCGCCTTCGGAACGCGCTCCTGCGCATCGGGTCGGATGCCACGCTGGAGCTCCTGGAATACGCCAACCGGCCGGTCGACAACGACGAGCCGATCCAGCAGAACTACCTCGGCGCGATGCACATCGCCCTCCGGGTCGACGACATCGTCGCCAAGAAGGCCGAACTCGAGTCCCACGGGGTGGAGTTCCTCGCCGACATCAACGGCTTCGACGACGGCGCTCTCGCCGGATGGCGCTGGGTCTACTTCCACGACCCCGACGGCATCTCGCTCGAGCTGGTGGAGGTCGCGTACTCCAACGAGTTCGAGCGTCGTCAGCGCATCGAGGACTACCTGGCCACGCGCCCAGCACTGGAGACCCTCGTCCC